From the Excalfactoria chinensis isolate bCotChi1 chromosome 1, bCotChi1.hap2, whole genome shotgun sequence genome, one window contains:
- the LOC140257129 gene encoding extracellular serine/threonine protein kinase FAM20C-like — protein MQDSSPRFLSRGTPGSGCTDSLCPVWVPAPWQGRMRCQLQTLVKRKFKVLLLLLLLLVLLLHVTMDLALPATCRLCSCDAKAPKASGTPAGSPLQASHEKLSLRVLQDFSGSNGSLEKSSQPQGAEPRGKDGNMRIQHRHGDISPARDRGSKLAALFEHPLYNVPLPEVKDKDKLFVVNPMEKFRLRSSGSDEWVSSSKAEMVLPTGKTAYDTYPAWLKFHVGINRYELYPRKDPLMPTLLQDLATMKIVSSVQKSGGTQLKLIMTFPNYGQALFKPMKQSRDQETPADFFYFSDFERHNAEIAAFHLDRILDFRRIPPVSGRLVNITKEIRDITTDKKLAKTFFISPAGNVCFYGECSYYCSTEHALCGKPDQLEGSMAALLPDKALAKRRSWRSPWRRSYHKSKKAEWELDPNYCTQVRQTPPYDSGHRLLDLIDMAVLDFLMGNMDRHHYETFEKFGNDTFLLHLDNGRGFGTHSRDEMSILAPLQQCCSIKKSTYLRLRLLATEPYRLSELLREALAADRLAPVLAEPHLQALDRRLGKVLAAVGRCLATAAQPHQVLVDDIGPWL, from the exons ATGCAGGACAGCTCTCCCCGATTTCTGAGCAGAGGAACACCTGGCAGTGGATGCACTGACTCTCTTTGCCCCGTGTGGGTGCCTGCCCCTTGGCAAGGAAGGATGCGGTGCCAGCTGCAGACACTTGTCAAAAGGAAGTTTAaagtcctcctcctcctgctgctgctcctggtcCTCCTGCTGCACGTAACGATGGACTTGGCTCTCCCTGCAACTTGCAGGCTCTGCAGCTGCGATGCAAAAGCACCAAAAGCCTCGGGTACCCCCGCAGGCAGCCCTTTGCAGGCCAGCCATGAAAAGCTGAGCCTGCGCGTCCTCCAGGACTTCAGTGGCAGCAACGGTTCCTTGGAGAAAAGCTCCCAGCCTCAGGGAGCAGAGCCACGGGGAAAGGATGGGAACATGAGGATCCAGCACCGGCATGGAGACATCAGTCCAGCACGGGACAGGGGATCCAAGCTGGCCGCGCTCTTTGAGCATCCTCTCTATAATGTCCCATTGCCGGAGGTGAAGGACAAAGACAAGCTGTTTGTCGTCAACCCCATGGAAAAGTTCAGGCTACGGAGCAGTGGGAGCGATGAATG GGTCAGCAGCAGTAAAGCCGAGATGGTCCTCCCGACAGGGAAGACGGCCTACGACACCTACCCCGCCTGGCTCAAGTTCCACGTCGGCATCAACCGCTATGAGCTGTATCCGCGCAAGGACCCCCTGATGCCCACCCTCCTGCAGGACCTGGCCACCATGAAGATTGTCAGCTCAG TGCAGAAGTCTGGCGGTACCCAGCTGAAGCTCATCATGACATTCCCCAACTACGGGCAGGCCCTCTTCAAACCCATGAA GCAGAGCAGGGACCAGGAGACCCCCGCTGACTTCTTCTACTTCTCAGACTTTGAGCGGCACAATGCGGAGATTGCAGCCTTTCACCTGGACAG GATCCTGGATTTCCGACGAATCCCACCGGTTTCTGGTCGCTTGGTGAATATAACAAAGGAGATCCGGGACATCACGACTGACAAGAAACTGGCCAAGACTTTCTTCATCTCTCCAG CGGGCAACGTCTGCTTCTACGGGGAGTGCTCCTACTACTGCTCCACCGAGCACGCTCTGTGCGGCAAACCGGACCAGCTGGAGGGCTCcatggcagccctgctgcccgACAAAGCTCTGGCCAAGCGCCGCTCCTGGCGCAGCCCCTGGCGCCGCTCCTACCACAAGAGCAAGAaggctga ATGGGAGCTGGACCCCAACTACTGCACCCAGGTGCGCCAGACACCGCCTTATGACAGTGGTCATCGCCTCCTCGACCTCATTGACATGGCAGTGCTTGATTTCCTCATGG GCAACATGGACCGGCACCACTATGAGACCTTTGAGAAATTTGGGAACGACACCTTCTTGCTTCACTTGGACAACGGCCGCGG CTTCGGCACGCACTCTCGTGACGAGATGTCCATCCTGGCCCcgctccagcagtgctgcag CATCAAGAAGTCCACCTACCTGCGGCTGCGGCTGCTGGCCACCGAGCCCTACCGCCTGAGCGAGCTGCTGCGGGAAGCACTGGCTGCCGACCGCCTGGCACCCGTCCTGGCTGagccccacctgcaggcactggacCGGCGCCTGGGCAAGGTGCTGGCGGCTGTGGGACGCTGCCTGGCCacggcagcacagccccaccagGTGCTGGTGGATGACATAGGGCCGTGGCTGTGA